The following are encoded together in the Arcobacter aquimarinus genome:
- a CDS encoding phosphomannomutase/phosphoglucomutase — MSASIFREYDIRGIFEKELNENITKKIGFYLAKELIKKVPTAKYIAVGYDARLHSPTLKNWLTSGINKAGLKVLDMGLVPTPANYFANFTDFDGLKCDGSVMITGSHNPPEYNGFKITLNKDPFFGEEIYALGKEILSDDSIIEDNEISITIDSKNRYINYIVNHFSHLKLENKKFVFDCGNGVAGVVLREILDKLNIKYKILFEEPDGNFPNHHPDPSDEHTLEDIKKELATDEFDFGFAYDGDADRIALLSPKYNFKGDILAIFFSKFIKNPTVIGEVKCTQVMYDTINSYGKAIMYKTGHSNLKVKIKETKADFAAEVSGHLFFNDRYFGYDDAIYATFRALELIDDGFDFDKEYEALPQVYSTPEINITVTEESKFKIIEDLKEALTNPPANFPKIKEIITVDGIRVIFENGWGLIRASNTTPKLVTRFEADTKENAKIYENVLINLFNEIKGK; from the coding sequence ATGAGTGCATCTATTTTTAGAGAGTATGATATTAGAGGAATTTTTGAAAAAGAACTAAATGAAAATATTACAAAGAAAATTGGCTTTTATTTAGCAAAGGAGTTAATCAAAAAAGTTCCAACTGCAAAATATATAGCTGTTGGTTATGATGCAAGACTTCACTCACCAACTTTAAAGAACTGGTTAACATCAGGAATTAATAAAGCTGGACTTAAAGTACTTGATATGGGACTTGTTCCTACACCTGCAAATTATTTTGCAAACTTTACTGATTTTGATGGGTTAAAATGTGATGGTTCTGTAATGATTACAGGTTCGCACAATCCTCCTGAATATAATGGTTTCAAAATTACATTAAATAAAGACCCATTTTTTGGTGAAGAGATTTATGCACTTGGAAAAGAAATACTTTCTGATGATTCTATAATAGAAGATAACGAAATTTCAATTACTATTGACTCTAAGAACAGATATATTAACTACATTGTTAATCATTTTTCTCATTTGAAATTAGAAAATAAAAAGTTTGTTTTTGATTGTGGTAATGGAGTTGCTGGTGTTGTATTAAGAGAAATTCTTGATAAATTAAATATTAAGTATAAAATCTTATTTGAAGAGCCTGATGGAAATTTCCCAAATCATCATCCAGATCCAAGTGATGAACATACTTTAGAAGATATTAAAAAAGAGTTAGCAACTGATGAATTTGATTTTGGATTTGCTTATGATGGTGATGCAGATAGAATTGCCCTACTTTCTCCAAAATACAATTTTAAAGGTGATATCTTAGCTATATTCTTCTCTAAATTTATTAAAAATCCAACAGTTATTGGTGAAGTTAAATGTACTCAAGTTATGTATGATACAATTAATTCTTATGGAAAAGCTATCATGTATAAAACTGGACATTCAAATTTAAAGGTTAAAATAAAAGAGACTAAAGCTGATTTTGCAGCTGAAGTATCTGGTCATTTATTCTTTAATGATAGATATTTTGGTTATGACGATGCAATTTATGCAACATTTAGAGCATTAGAACTTATCGATGATGGATTTGATTTTGATAAAGAATATGAAGCTTTACCTCAGGTTTATTCCACTCCTGAAATAAATATCACAGTTACAGAAGAGAGTAAATTTAAAATTATTGAAGATTTAAAAGAAGCATTAACAAACCCACCTGCCAATTTTCCTAAAATTAAAGAGATTATCACAGTTGATGGAATTAGAGTAATATTTGAAAATGGTTGGGGATTAATTCGAGCTAGTAACACTACTCCAAAATTAGTTACTAGATTTGAAGCAGATACTAAAGAAAATGCTAAAATATACGAAAATGTTTTAATAAACTTATTTAATGAAATAAAAGGAAAATAA